In a genomic window of Quercus lobata isolate SW786 chromosome 4, ValleyOak3.0 Primary Assembly, whole genome shotgun sequence:
- the LOC115984123 gene encoding long chain acyl-CoA synthetase 1-like isoform X1 gives MKIFSAKVEEGREGLDEKPAVGPVYCNLLSKNEFPPPDPNISTAWDVFRIKKKPRQICPPQSFHICTIMYTSGTSGDPKGVVLTHENIASFIRRMDLFMAQFEDKMNEDDVYLSFLPLAHILDLMVEEYNGASVGYYHGLCC, from the exons atgaagattttttCAGCTAAGGTTGAAGAGGGAAGGGAAGGCCTAGATGAGAAGCCAGCAGTTGGTCCCGTGTATTGTAATTTACTCTCCAAGAATGAGTTTCCTCCACCTGATCCCAATATTAGTACAGCTTGGGATGTTTTCAG gataaaaaa GAAACCCCGTCAGATTTGTCCACCTCAGTCTTTCCACATTTGCACAATTATGTACACAAGTGGCACGAGTGGAGATCCTAAAGGTGTTGTGTTAACACATGAGAACATTGCCTCTTTTATAAGACGGATGGATCTATTTATGGCACAATTTGAAGACAAG ATGAATGAAGATGATGTGTATCTTTCTTTCTTGCCCCTGGCTCATATCCTTGATCTCATGGTTGAAGAGTATAATGGTGCTTCTGTTGGCTACTATCATGGGTTATGCTGCTGA
- the LOC115984123 gene encoding long chain acyl-CoA synthetase 1-like isoform X2, with amino-acid sequence MKIFSAKVEEGREGLDEKPAVGPVYCNLLSKNEFPPPDPNISTAWDVFREKKPRQICPPQSFHICTIMYTSGTSGDPKGVVLTHENIASFIRRMDLFMAQFEDKMNEDDVYLSFLPLAHILDLMVEEYNGASVGYYHGLCC; translated from the exons atgaagattttttCAGCTAAGGTTGAAGAGGGAAGGGAAGGCCTAGATGAGAAGCCAGCAGTTGGTCCCGTGTATTGTAATTTACTCTCCAAGAATGAGTTTCCTCCACCTGATCCCAATATTAGTACAGCTTGGGATGTTTTCAG GGAAAAGAAACCCCGTCAGATTTGTCCACCTCAGTCTTTCCACATTTGCACAATTATGTACACAAGTGGCACGAGTGGAGATCCTAAAGGTGTTGTGTTAACACATGAGAACATTGCCTCTTTTATAAGACGGATGGATCTATTTATGGCACAATTTGAAGACAAG ATGAATGAAGATGATGTGTATCTTTCTTTCTTGCCCCTGGCTCATATCCTTGATCTCATGGTTGAAGAGTATAATGGTGCTTCTGTTGGCTACTATCATGGGTTATGCTGCTGA